In Pseudonocardia sp. DSM 110487, the sequence TCGGCGACCGCTACCGCTCGGTTACGGCGGAGTTACGCGTGGTGATCTTGCTTTATGCCGCCGCGGTGCCGATCAACCCTTCCCTCGTGACCAGCGCAGCGAGCGCGGCCTCGTCCATCCCCTCGGTGTCATCCGGGCGCATGGGCAGCACCATGTGGCGGCTCTCGGCGCTCGTGTCGTGCACGACGATCTCGGTGTCGCCCGGCAGCTCCAGCCCGAACTCCGCCAGCACCGCCCGCGGCTCCCGGACGACGCGCGCCCGGTACGCCTCGCTCTTGTACCAGGACGGCGACGGCCCCAGCAGCGCGATCGGGTAGCACGAGCACAGCGTGCACACGAGCACGTTG encodes:
- a CDS encoding nitrile hydratase subunit alpha, giving the protein MSGQHSNSEIAVRVRGLEERLIGAGLTSDEQLDAIIGRVSSGSPAHGARVVARAWVDPAFRERLLADGNRGLEELGFSLSSGPQPQRFTVVENTPTRHNVLVCTLCSCYPIALLGPSPSWYKSEAYRARVVREPRAVLAEFGLELPGDTEIVVHDTSAESRHMVLPMRPDDTEGMDEAALAALVTREGLIGTAAA